AGCGCCGTCTTTTTGGTTGCCCAGTCCACGCCGGCGATGTCCAGATGCGCCCAGCGCACGCCCTCACGCACGAAATGCTTGAGGAAGAGCGCCGCGTGGATGGCCCCGCCTTCGCGCGGGCCCATGTGGCAGATGTCCGCCACCTCGCTCTTGAGGTTGTCTTCGTAGCCCTTCCACAGGGGCAGGGGCCAGTAATTCTCACCGCCCACGGCACCGGCGGCACGGATGTGCTCGGCCAGGGCGTCGTCATCGCAGAACAGGCCCGCCACCTGCGTGCCCAGGGCCACGGCGCAGGCGCCGGTCAGGGTGGCGATGTCCACCACGGCCGCGGGGGTCCACTGCTTCTGGGCATAGTCCAGGGCGTCGCACAGGGCCAGGCGGCCTTCGGCGTCGGTGTTCTGGATCTCCACGGTATCGCCGGAAGCGGCGCGCACCACGTCACCGGGGCGCATGGCGTTGCCGCCGGGCATGTTCTCGGCGCAGGCCATGATGCCCACCACGCGGCGGGGCAGCTCGTCCCCGGCGCAGGCCACCAGCGTGGCCAGCACGGCGGCGGCCCCGCTCATGTCGCCCTTCATGGCGTGCATGTTGGCGGCGGGCTTGAGGCAGATGCCGCCGGTATCGAAGGTGATGCCCTTGCCCACCAGCACCAGGGGCTTTTCCTGCTCATGCCCCGCGGGAGCGTGCTCCAGCACGATGAGGCGCGGCGGACGGGCGGAGCCCTGGCCCACGGCCAGCAGGCAGTTCATGCCGGCTTCGGCCAGATCCTTCTCGTCCAGCACGGTGCACTGGAGCCCGGCACGGGCGGCCAGCTTCTGCGCTTCTTCGGCCAGAAGGGCGGGGGAGAGCAGGTTGGACGGCGTGTTGTCCAGACGGCGGGCCAGGCACACGGCCTCGGCCGCGCGTTCGCCACGGCGGGCGGCCTGCTGGCCGCCGTCGGGCACGAAGTCGCCCTCAAAGGCCACGGCCAGCCACTGGGGCGCCGCGGGGGCGTCCTTGGCGGGCTTTTTGAGATCGTATTTGT
This is a stretch of genomic DNA from Desulfovibrio piger. It encodes these proteins:
- a CDS encoding leucyl aminopeptidase; protein product: MDIRFQCLGPDQWKAEILIVPVCQGENMLESCPALDNLAPWLAIAPAMRDFQGKKGQQALLHGHPELRVPRVLAIGLGAREDLTTDDIRTAVATGVQRARELGLESILLLEPQLATLPGGRERLVEESVYAACLALYKYDLKKPAKDAPAAPQWLAVAFEGDFVPDGGQQAARRGERAAEAVCLARRLDNTPSNLLSPALLAEEAQKLAARAGLQCTVLDEKDLAEAGMNCLLAVGQGSARPPRLIVLEHAPAGHEQEKPLVLVGKGITFDTGGICLKPAANMHAMKGDMSGAAAVLATLVACAGDELPRRVVGIMACAENMPGGNAMRPGDVVRAASGDTVEIQNTDAEGRLALCDALDYAQKQWTPAAVVDIATLTGACAVALGTQVAGLFCDDDALAEHIRAAGAVGGENYWPLPLWKGYEDNLKSEVADICHMGPREGGAIHAALFLKHFVREGVRWAHLDIAGVDWATKKTALCPVGSTGFGARTLLELARGGV